A single window of Syntrophotalea acetylenica DNA harbors:
- a CDS encoding response regulator: MKKILVVDDQPTIRQLLRITLETADREVLLAESGEHALEIARRTSPDLVIMDIMMPGGMDGFETIRSLRADVLLKKCPVLVLTAKDQKAERSRAEEMQVAGFLSKPFHLDELQAQVDRLIV, from the coding sequence GTGAAAAAAATTCTGGTAGTCGATGATCAGCCGACCATCCGGCAATTGCTCAGGATCACGCTGGAAACCGCGGACCGGGAGGTGTTGCTTGCCGAGAGCGGTGAGCATGCCTTGGAGATAGCCCGACGCACATCGCCCGATCTCGTTATCATGGATATCATGATGCCAGGGGGCATGGACGGTTTTGAAACGATTCGCAGCCTGCGGGCCGATGTCCTTTTGAAAAAATGTCCGGTCCTGGTGCTGACGGCCAAGGACCAGAAAGCCGAACGCAGCAGGGCGGAGGAAATGCAGGTGGCGGGGTTTTTGTCCAAGCCGTTTCATCTCGATGAACTCCAGGCTCAGGTTGATCGGCTTATCGTCTGA
- the priA gene encoding primosomal protein N' — translation MRGLVAEVAVAAPLDKPLSYLVEKALADSLRIGMRVKVPLGRRTAIGYVIAIRSGETDRLKPLLEVLGEEPLFPSGMVELLRRAADYYQYPLGEVIRTALPVGLSTGNEASVLMESHYQPAPKDGEPRGPRQRTLLAHLRRVSCASRTDLLALFPGCHASLKALVGQGFVLEEQRERLRDPFADLPPVADVRLAMTEAQKQVFAEVEQAMHAGGFAPMLLHGVTGSGKTEIYLRSIEKVLQAGRQALVLVPEIALTPQLVSRFRSRFAGDRVCLAVLHSGLSAGERFDAWRSVARGDVDIVIGARSAVFAPLGRLGMIVVDEEHESSYKQGDGFRYHARDLALMRGQMEGALVLLGSATPALTTFYRARQGKLAYLSLPERVLDRPLPDVELIDLGRERPEGILAQPLKQALLANLERGEQSLLLLNRRGFAPYLLCADCGNALRCPHCDITLTFYLSQKVLRCNYCDYRQPPPEQCPTCHGAALLPEGAGTERLEQELRDLLPTARIARMDRDTTGRKGAHQSLVTAMENRSIDVLVGTQMVAKGLDFPGVTLVGVAQTDNLLNLPDFRAAERTFTLLTQVAGRAGRGERPGRVYVQTYAPEHFSLACCARHDYLAFAREELRLRQELGYPPFGFLAHCVFSGTDRQQVESMAESLAEGLADAAIGLGVEILGPAPCPLARLRGKNRYQILLKAPLRPPLRHLLAHLARLRRILPRAVILTVDVDPLDML, via the coding sequence ATGCGCGGACTGGTTGCAGAGGTGGCGGTAGCGGCCCCCTTGGACAAACCCCTTTCCTATCTGGTCGAGAAGGCCCTGGCCGATTCGTTGCGCATCGGCATGCGGGTGAAAGTTCCCCTGGGGCGGCGCACCGCCATCGGCTATGTCATTGCCATAAGGTCGGGTGAGACGGATCGCCTGAAGCCGCTGCTTGAGGTGCTTGGTGAGGAACCTTTGTTTCCGTCGGGTATGGTCGAGCTGCTTCGCCGGGCGGCGGATTATTACCAGTATCCTCTGGGAGAAGTGATCCGCACCGCCTTGCCTGTCGGCCTCTCCACGGGGAACGAGGCCAGCGTGCTGATGGAAAGCCATTATCAGCCTGCTCCAAAAGATGGTGAACCGCGCGGGCCCCGCCAGCGTACTTTGCTCGCGCATCTGCGCCGCGTATCCTGTGCCTCCCGCACGGATCTGCTGGCGTTGTTCCCCGGCTGCCACGCCAGCCTCAAGGCTCTCGTCGGGCAAGGGTTTGTGCTGGAAGAGCAGCGGGAGCGTTTGCGCGACCCTTTTGCGGACCTGCCGCCGGTTGCCGATGTCCGCCTGGCGATGACCGAAGCCCAGAAGCAGGTATTCGCGGAGGTTGAACAGGCGATGCATGCCGGGGGATTCGCGCCGATGTTGCTGCACGGGGTGACGGGCAGCGGCAAGACCGAGATTTATCTGCGGTCCATTGAAAAGGTCCTGCAGGCAGGACGCCAGGCTCTGGTGCTGGTACCCGAAATTGCCCTTACGCCGCAGTTGGTCAGCCGGTTTCGATCCCGGTTCGCCGGCGATCGTGTCTGCCTGGCGGTGCTGCACTCCGGACTTTCCGCCGGGGAGCGATTCGATGCCTGGCGCAGCGTGGCCCGCGGTGACGTCGATATCGTCATCGGCGCCCGTTCGGCGGTGTTTGCGCCTCTCGGGCGACTGGGAATGATCGTAGTCGATGAAGAGCACGAATCGAGCTACAAACAGGGAGACGGTTTTCGGTATCATGCCCGGGATCTGGCCTTGATGCGAGGGCAGATGGAGGGGGCGTTGGTGCTGCTGGGCAGCGCGACGCCGGCACTGACCACCTTTTACCGTGCCCGCCAGGGCAAGCTTGCCTACCTGTCGCTTCCGGAGCGTGTTCTTGACCGGCCGCTCCCGGATGTGGAATTGATCGACCTGGGCCGGGAACGCCCCGAGGGGATTCTTGCGCAACCACTCAAACAGGCGCTGCTGGCCAACCTGGAGCGCGGTGAGCAGTCTCTGCTGCTTTTGAACCGGCGCGGTTTTGCGCCGTATCTTCTGTGCGCCGATTGCGGCAATGCCTTGCGCTGTCCCCATTGCGACATTACCCTGACATTTTACCTGTCCCAGAAAGTGCTGCGATGCAACTACTGCGATTATCGCCAGCCGCCGCCGGAACAGTGTCCCACCTGCCATGGGGCGGCTTTGCTGCCGGAGGGGGCCGGCACCGAACGTCTCGAGCAGGAGCTGCGCGATTTGCTGCCGACGGCGCGGATTGCCCGCATGGATCGGGACACGACCGGGCGCAAGGGGGCGCATCAGTCCCTGGTGACAGCCATGGAAAACCGCTCCATCGATGTTCTGGTCGGCACCCAGATGGTGGCCAAGGGGCTTGATTTCCCTGGCGTAACCCTGGTGGGGGTGGCGCAGACCGATAACCTTCTCAATCTGCCGGATTTTCGCGCCGCGGAACGCACCTTCACGCTGTTGACCCAGGTGGCGGGCCGGGCGGGCCGGGGCGAACGTCCCGGGCGCGTCTATGTGCAGACCTATGCCCCGGAGCATTTTTCCCTGGCCTGTTGTGCTCGGCACGATTATCTGGCCTTTGCCCGGGAGGAACTGCGCCTGCGGCAGGAGTTGGGGTATCCGCCCTTCGGTTTTCTTGCCCATTGTGTCTTTTCCGGCACGGATCGTCAGCAGGTCGAGTCGATGGCGGAAAGTCTGGCAGAGGGGCTTGCGGACGCGGCCATTGGCCTGGGGGTTGAAATTCTCGGTCCTGCTCCTTGTCCGCTGGCGCGGTTGCGCGGTAAAAACCGGTATCAGATACTGCTCAAGGCGCCTCTGCGCCCGCCTCTGCGGCACCTTCTGGCGCATTTGGCCAGGCTGCGGCGCATTCTGCCGCGCGCGGTGATCCTGACCGTCGATGTCGATCCGCTGGATATGCTCTGA